GAAAGCATTTCACTGGGGGTCAAATTTCTAGAAAAGCCGCTCTGACCGGTAGCACAGAATGTACATCCCATTCTGCAGCCGACCTGTGTTGAAATACAGATTGTTCTTCCATAATGATAATCCATCAATACGGATTCAATCAGTTCTCCGTCATGCAGGCGAAATAGGTATTTTTTTGTACTGTCAAGTTTGGAACAATAGCATTTCTGGATTACAGCATCTGCTATGTAGCACTTTTTCTGCAAAGTTTCTCTTAGGGATTTACTAAGATTCGTCATCTCTGAAAAAGAGGTAACTCCCTTTTGCAGCCATAAAAATATCTGTTTTGCACGAAATTTTGGCTCTTTAATTTCGGCCAAATACGTTTCAAGCTCTGGTATTGTCATGGATTTTATATCAATCAGTTCCAATTTTTTTACTCCCGCTGACGGATAAAGGCTGAAATAAAAAATCCGTCCGAATTATGCATTTGTGGGAAAATCGTCCATTCGTTTTCCGGCTCATTGATTAAATGGGAAAAGCCTTGCGGTAAATTAAGCGATACCGGAGAAAATTTCGGATGAGACTGTAAAAAGCGTTCAACTACCGCATGATTTTCTTTTGGATTTAAAGTACAGGTAGAATAAATCATTTTCCCTTTATACTGAACAAAACCTGCATTATTACATAATATACGGTACTGCAAGCTGGGTAAACTGTCAAGAGTTTTGGCGTTTTTATAGCGAATCTCAGGCTTTCTGCGCAAAATTCCGAGTCCAGAACAAGGGGCATCACATAATACACGATCTGCTAAAGGTAAAACACCTTCAGAATTTTCAGCATCTCTTACAGAGGCCGATATACAGGAAAGATGAAGCCGAGAGGCACCGGAAGCAATCAAACGGACTCTCCCTTTATATAAATCATAAGCTTCCAAAGTCCCTTGATTTTGCATCTTCTCTGCCATCGTAAAGCTCTTACCGCCTGGTGCCGCACAGACATCCAAAATTCGTTCTCCTGCTTTTGGGTCGACCATCTCACAACAAAGCTGACTAGAAAGATCTTGAATATGAAACAGCCCTTTTTGAAAAGATGGACTGGCTTCGAGGGAACCGGTATTTTTCAGCAAAATTGTTCCTTCCAAAAAAGGAAAGATTTCTGCTTCAATTCCTTCTTTTTCGAGGTTTTCACATAATTCTTCCCGGCTAATCAACGTTGTATTGACCCGGGCAAAAATAGGCGGTCTGTTTTCCAACGTCTTCAAAAGATCTTCCGTTGTTTTCTGACCATAAGATTTTTCCCACATACGAATCAGCCACTGCGGACAGGAATACCGAACACTGAACGAAAAAATGCGATCCCCTTTGGGCTGTGTATTGAGAATCGTTCCTTTTTTTCTCAAAAAATTCCGCAAAACACCATTAATAAAACCAGAAGCTCTTTCTTCCCCCGTCGTTTTTGCAAGAATGACTGCTTCATTCACTGCAGCGGATTCTGGAATTTTATCTAGAAATAAGATTTGATAAACTGCCATTTCCAAAATCAACAAAACCGGAATCTCCATTTTTGCAATTTCAATTTTAGAAATCTGCGAAATAATATAATCTAAAGTCAGCTTTCGTTCCAACACCCCATAAAAAAGTGCAGAAGCCAATGCGTTTTCACGCGGTTCCATTTTCGAATTTTTTAAGGCTTTATTCAATACGAGATTAGAGTATCCTTCATTCACTTCCACTTGTAAAAGCGCTTGAAGTGCTGTACTTCTTGCCGTCATCTGTCATTTCCCCGTCTGCTTCCTGAAATTGCCAAAAGGCGTAAAAGCTGCATCAATGCAGTAAAACTGGCTGCCAAATAAGTAAGCGCCGCAGCCCACAGTACTTTTTGCGCGCCGATCAGTTCAGGTCCATCTAAAATTCCGCCTTCATCCAATACTTTTAGTGCCCGACGGCTCGCATTTAATTCTACCGGCAACGTTACAAACTGAAATAGGACAACTAATCCAAAAAGTAAGATTCCAATATCAACGATAAAGCTATATTGAACCGGTAAAATCAATCCAATAATGATCATGGGAATTGACGCTCTGGAACCGACCTGGGTAACCGGAACAAGTGCTGACCTAATTTTATTGGGCAAATATCCCTGTGCGTTCTGAATACTATGTCCTGCTTCATGCGCTGCAACACCGACTGCCGCAATAGAAGTATTGCCATAAACGCTTTGCGATAAACTAATTGTGTTATTTCGCGGATCAAAATTATCCGTCAAATTTCCGCCAATCTGGCGAACCACAATATTGGCTCCTCCAAGCCGAGCTACTTCTTGTGCTGCTTGAGCTCCTGTTAGTCCTTTAGAAGTTGGAATCTGTGAGTATTTGCGAAAAGTGGAATTTAATTTGACCTGTGCATACAAAGTCAGCAAAATTGCTGGAAGAAGATAAAGCATGGTCTGATAATTATAATAATAAAATCCCATAAGCGCCTCCTAAAAAGGTAAAACAGTACCGGTAGAAATCAGGTGTCCCCGTAAAAAATCAGAAGCATTCATTCGCTTTTTTCCCGCAGCCTGTACTTCTAACAGCTGAATTGCAGTTCCGTTTCCGCAGCAGACTACAAAGTCTTTCAATATCTGACCTGGTTTCCCGTTTCGTTTTTCGATCACTTTGCTTTTCCAAATTTTCAAAGGAATCTCTTCGAAAACAGTAGAAGCTGTCGGCCATGGATTCAATCCGCATATTTGGTGATGGATCTCGAGTGCATCTTTATTCCAATCAATCGGGCTCATGGTCTTGTCCAGCATAGAAGCATAAGCAGTTGTCATCTCCCCCTGCGGCTGAGGAATAATATTAGGCAACTCTTCAATCGTTTGGAGCAAGAGGTCTGCTCCCAGTTCTGCCAATCGATTTCCCAATTCTCCAGAAGTTTCATTCTGACCAATGGATGTTTCTGCTTTGAGGAGCATGTCACCTGTATCAAGCCCCTCTGCCATAAACATTGTGGTAACACCGGTAATCTTATCTCCATTTAAAACAGACCATTGAATCGGTGCTGCCCCGCGATATTTCGGCAGCAAAGACGCATGAACATTGATACAGCCCTGCGGTGGAATCTCCAAGACCTTTTTCGGAAGAAGTTTTCCATAAGCCACCACAACTGCAATATCCGGATGAAAACTGCGAAACTGTTCGGCAGCTTCTTCTGTTTTCAAGGTCGTCGGCTGTAAGACCGGAATTCCTGCTTCCTGCGCTAAAGCTTTAACCGGAGACGGTGTTAATTTCTGTTTTCTTCCGACCGGCTTATCCGGCTGCGTATAAACAGCACAAATCTCATGCTTTGAATTTAGCAGCTTTTGCAGGCAAGTCTTTGCAAAATCAGGTGTTCCCATGAATAAAATCCGCATTGTACCACATCCATTATCCTTAGTTTATGTGTATCAGAACAAAATTATCTCATTTTTGCTAATTCTTCTGCAGTCAGCATGCGAATTGCGTGACTTTGAAAGAGAATTCCATCGAGATGATCAATCTCATGGCAGCAAGCAGTAGCCAAAAAATCCGATGCTTCCAAATCGAAAGGTTTTCCAGTACGATCCTGTGCATGCACTTTTACATGCTTTGGGCGTTTTGTCAGTGCATATTGTCCCGGAAAAGAAAGACAACCTTCTATTGTTTCCTGCTCCCCTTCCCGAAGCGTAAAAACCGGATTAATCATTTCAATTTTTCCGTCACCGACATCAATTACTACAATACGACGGCGTATCCCAACCTGAGGGGCTGCCAAACCGACACCATCTGCTTTGATCATCGTCTCATACATATCGTCTAATAAAATATGGAGACGTTCATTAAATTGCTCAACTGTACGACAATGTGCCGTTAACGTGGGTTCTCCCTCTTTTAAAATGTTTCTGATTGCCATGATAAAGACCTCCTAAAATCTATTATAACACATAACATGGATTGATCTGTGCAAAAACGGTGATTCCGCGAAACTCATGATTTTTTCCAAATAAGATTAAAAGCCTTGAAATCATTTCGCGAAAGCGTTTACTATTACGACATTTTATCATTAGTTTATCCCGGTATTTATCACTTACCCGTGGGATAGAAGCTGGTGAAGGGCTCAAGACGCGCAGGGGAAGTTCCGAATATTCATTCAAAGCGATTGCCTGTAATTTTTCTAAAAAAGAAGCACTGCATTTTTTGACTGCCTGCTCATTTTTTCCAATAAATCCAACCACACAAATATCCGCAAAAGGCGGATAAAGCATTGCCTTTCGAATTGCAATTTCGGATTGATAAAAAGCAGGATAATCTTGTCTTTTGGCAAGATCTAAAATGGGATTCTCTGGGGTATAAGTCTGTATAAAAGCTTTGCCGCGCAAATTTCCACGGCCTGCTCTTCCGACTACCTGCGTCAATAAATCAAAAGTATGTTCATAACTGCGAAAATCATCACAATAAAGCGCTTGATCGGCAGAAAGGACGCCCACAACAGTTACATTTTCAAAATCAAGTCCTTTTGCTACCATTTGGGTTCCTACAATCAAATCGTATTCATGCCTTCGAAACTGATTCAATTTTATTTCATAAGCGTTTTTACTCATCGTCGCATCGGTATCTAAGCGCAAAATTTTTGCCTCAGGCAATAGATTTCGCAGTTGCTCCTCTGCTTTTTGTGTCCCAGATCCTCCAAAATGAACCTTTTCCTCATGGCAAGATGGACACTCTTTTGTAAATGGAACGGAATATCCGCAATAGTGACACATTAAGCGACCGTTTGCACGATGATAGGTTAATGAAATGCTGCAGTGCGGACAAGTAATAACATGCCCACAAGCTCTACAAGAAGCGAATGTATTATATCCCCGGCGATTTAAAAGCAAAATTGCTTGCTCCCCTTTCAAAAAAGCTTGTTTTAATGCCTCTAAAAGGGGGCTGCTAAGAATCGTGGTATTTCCGGCTTCAAATTCCCGATTCATATCACAGATTTCTACCTGCGGAAGAATCGCAGTTCCAAAGCGCTTCGAAAGTACATCAAATCCAATTCGTTTCTTCTGCGCAGCATAATAGGTTTCGATTCTGGGGGTAGCAGAAGCAAGTAATAATAGCGCATGATGATAAGCACAGCGAAAATGGGCAATATCCCGCGCATGGTAGCGTGGAGACTGCTCTGACTGATAAGTATCTTCTTGCTCTTCATCTAAAATGATTAGCCCGATTTTTGAAAGTGGCGCAAATACCGCAGAACGAGTTCCAACCACGATAGAAGCTTTTCCGTCCCGTACTCTTTTCCATTCATCCATGCGTTCCCCCATCGAGAGTCCGCTGTGAAATACTGCAACCTGAGAACCATATCGGCGATGAAAAATTTCAATCATTTGTGAGGTTAAAGAAATTTCAGGGACCATCAAAATAACGCCTTTTCCATCCTGCTGTACACGGTCGATCAGCTTTAGAAAAATACTAGTCTTTCCGCTTCCTGTAATTCCATACAAAAGTGAACTTTGGGTCTTGGAAGAATCATACAAGGACTTTAAATGTTGGTATGCGGTCTCCTGCTCCGCTGATAAAATAAGCTCACGGTTTTCCATCTCTTGATCAGCAGATTCATAAGGGTTTCGATAAACAGGATTTTCAAAGAACTCACAAATTTCCTTTTTCACCAGATTGTCAGGAACTGCAGGTGTAACGCCGGTATAATAACAAATTTCTTTTACAGATGCTGCTCCTGCATCCCGTAATACTTGGACCACTTCTTTTTGACGAGCGGTCAAGCGAAAAGGAAATTCCTCATTTTCCGGATCTTTTAACCGAATCATTTTCTGCGTTGCATCGCTAATTTTTTGCACTGAATCCGTTTTATATTCTAAAACTCCTTTTAAAAAAAGCTCTTTCAAAACAGATTCTACATTCTTTGTTCCTTTTAGCACCGCAAAAAGCTCTTTTTCCTCAACCGGCTTTCCAATCTGTTGCAAAAGCCGAATGATCTCCTGCTCCTGCTGCGAATAGGAAGGAAGTGATTCTTCGGAAACCCTTTTGGTAAGAGAGAAAAAGCGTTTGATATGATATTGGAATCCAATTGGAAATAGAAGTCTTGCAGCTTCATATAACGTGCAAAAATATTGCTCTTTTATCCAAGAAACCAGGAGCAGCCCCTCATTTGAAAGAAGCGGTGCCGAATCCAGCACCGCTTCCAATGGTTTTATCTTTATGGAAGGTTTCTCTTTGCTTTCTTCAGTCGCAAGAATCATTCCCTGCCGCTTTGCACTGGCGGTTCCAAAAGGGACCAATACGCGGCATCCCGGTTTTGCTGTTGGCAAAAGAAAATCCGGAATCAAATAATCAAAAGGCTGATCAAAATGATAGACTGTTTTTTCAACAGCAACCTTTGCAAGATACATTTGTTGCTCCTGTTTCACAAAATCATTTTTGTTCTGAATCGTTTTCTGACTCAAATTTCGGCTCCGCTTCTTCTTTTGCGGAAGTATTGCCCTCTTTGCCTGGGACGATTTCATATTTATGTTCTTGTAATTCGCGCACAGCCACTTCTACCGGCTTTTCAACTAAAATTTCCTCTGGATTGTTTTCAGCTTCAGCAACGATCTCTCTGGCACGTTTTGCAACTCCTACGCAAAGAGAATAACGGCTTTGTCCTTTTTTTGTCAATTTATCAGCAATTGGTTTAATCATGGTTTTCCAGCATCCTTTCAATTAAATCCTGATTTCGGCTTGATCTCATTTTTTCAGCATGAATAATCTGGGCAAGCTCTTCTACAGCCTGTTCAATATCATCATTGATCAAGAGATAGTCATAATGAACAGCCTGCGAAATTTCTTGTTTTGCAGCTGCAAGACGTTTCTCTACAACTTCTTCTGTCTCTGTTCCGCGTCCGCGAAGCCTGGATTCCAGAACCTTTAAGGAAGGCGGCAGATTAAAGATTCCAACACTT
This genomic window from Caproicibacterium sp. BJN0003 contains:
- the priA gene encoding replication restart helicase PriA; the protein is MSQKTIQNKNDFVKQEQQMYLAKVAVEKTVYHFDQPFDYLIPDFLLPTAKPGCRVLVPFGTASAKRQGMILATEESKEKPSIKIKPLEAVLDSAPLLSNEGLLLVSWIKEQYFCTLYEAARLLFPIGFQYHIKRFFSLTKRVSEESLPSYSQQEQEIIRLLQQIGKPVEEKELFAVLKGTKNVESVLKELFLKGVLEYKTDSVQKISDATQKMIRLKDPENEEFPFRLTARQKEVVQVLRDAGAASVKEICYYTGVTPAVPDNLVKKEICEFFENPVYRNPYESADQEMENRELILSAEQETAYQHLKSLYDSSKTQSSLLYGITGSGKTSIFLKLIDRVQQDGKGVILMVPEISLTSQMIEIFHRRYGSQVAVFHSGLSMGERMDEWKRVRDGKASIVVGTRSAVFAPLSKIGLIILDEEQEDTYQSEQSPRYHARDIAHFRCAYHHALLLLASATPRIETYYAAQKKRIGFDVLSKRFGTAILPQVEICDMNREFEAGNTTILSSPLLEALKQAFLKGEQAILLLNRRGYNTFASCRACGHVITCPHCSISLTYHRANGRLMCHYCGYSVPFTKECPSCHEEKVHFGGSGTQKAEEQLRNLLPEAKILRLDTDATMSKNAYEIKLNQFRRHEYDLIVGTQMVAKGLDFENVTVVGVLSADQALYCDDFRSYEHTFDLLTQVVGRAGRGNLRGKAFIQTYTPENPILDLAKRQDYPAFYQSEIAIRKAMLYPPFADICVVGFIGKNEQAVKKCSASFLEKLQAIALNEYSELPLRVLSPSPASIPRVSDKYRDKLMIKCRNSKRFREMISRLLILFGKNHEFRGITVFAQINPCYVL
- the rpoZ gene encoding DNA-directed RNA polymerase subunit omega is translated as MIKPIADKLTKKGQSRYSLCVGVAKRAREIVAEAENNPEEILVEKPVEVAVRELQEHKYEIVPGKEGNTSAKEEAEPKFESENDSEQK
- the rsmB gene encoding 16S rRNA (cytosine(967)-C(5))-methyltransferase RsmB, whose translation is MTARSTALQALLQVEVNEGYSNLVLNKALKNSKMEPRENALASALFYGVLERKLTLDYIISQISKIEIAKMEIPVLLILEMAVYQILFLDKIPESAAVNEAVILAKTTGEERASGFINGVLRNFLRKKGTILNTQPKGDRIFSFSVRYSCPQWLIRMWEKSYGQKTTEDLLKTLENRPPIFARVNTTLISREELCENLEKEGIEAEIFPFLEGTILLKNTGSLEASPSFQKGLFHIQDLSSQLCCEMVDPKAGERILDVCAAPGGKSFTMAEKMQNQGTLEAYDLYKGRVRLIASGASRLHLSCISASVRDAENSEGVLPLADRVLCDAPCSGLGILRRKPEIRYKNAKTLDSLPSLQYRILCNNAGFVQYKGKMIYSTCTLNPKENHAVVERFLQSHPKFSPVSLNLPQGFSHLINEPENEWTIFPQMHNSDGFFISAFIRQRE
- the def gene encoding peptide deformylase, producing MAIRNILKEGEPTLTAHCRTVEQFNERLHILLDDMYETMIKADGVGLAAPQVGIRRRIVVIDVGDGKIEMINPVFTLREGEQETIEGCLSFPGQYALTKRPKHVKVHAQDRTGKPFDLEASDFLATACCHEIDHLDGILFQSHAIRMLTAEELAKMR
- the fmt gene encoding methionyl-tRNA formyltransferase; translation: MRILFMGTPDFAKTCLQKLLNSKHEICAVYTQPDKPVGRKQKLTPSPVKALAQEAGIPVLQPTTLKTEEAAEQFRSFHPDIAVVVAYGKLLPKKVLEIPPQGCINVHASLLPKYRGAAPIQWSVLNGDKITGVTTMFMAEGLDTGDMLLKAETSIGQNETSGELGNRLAELGADLLLQTIEELPNIIPQPQGEMTTAYASMLDKTMSPIDWNKDALEIHHQICGLNPWPTASTVFEEIPLKIWKSKVIEKRNGKPGQILKDFVVCCGNGTAIQLLEVQAAGKKRMNASDFLRGHLISTGTVLPF
- a CDS encoding zinc metallopeptidase, encoding MGFYYYNYQTMLYLLPAILLTLYAQVKLNSTFRKYSQIPTSKGLTGAQAAQEVARLGGANIVVRQIGGNLTDNFDPRNNTISLSQSVYGNTSIAAVGVAAHEAGHSIQNAQGYLPNKIRSALVPVTQVGSRASIPMIIIGLILPVQYSFIVDIGILLFGLVVLFQFVTLPVELNASRRALKVLDEGGILDGPELIGAQKVLWAAALTYLAASFTALMQLLRLLAISGSRRGNDR